The Deltaproteobacteria bacterium genome contains the following window.
CGACGCGTTCGGAAGCGGCGGCCGGTTCCAGGCGTGCATCTCGGTGCGAACGCCGTCGGATCGGTTCCTCCTGGACTGCGGAGCCTCTTCGCTCATCGCGATGAAGCGGGCGCGGATCGACCCCCGGGAGGTCAGCAAGATCCTGGTCAGCCATCTCCACGGCGACCACTTCGGAGGCATCCCGTTCTTCGTCCTGGACGCCCAACTCGTCACGAAACGGACGGGTCCATTGACCATCGTCGGTCCGCCCGGACTCCGCGAGCGCGTCACGGCCGCGATGGAGGTCCTGTTCCCCGGCTCCGCGGGTGCCCGGCGGGATTTCGACCTGAGGTTC
Protein-coding sequences here:
- a CDS encoding MBL fold metallo-hydrolase, with translation MNPIEVLFLGSGDAFGSGGRFQACISVRTPSDRFLLDCGASSLIAMKRARIDPREVSKILVSHLHGDHFGGIPFFVLDAQLVTKRTGPLTIVGPPGLRERVTAAMEVLFPGSAGARRDFDLRFVELPPRTGTAIDGIDITAFPVINSSGAIPYALRVDVAGRVIAYSGDTEWTPALVEAARGADLFVCEAYFFDRKVKGHLDYAT